The Camelina sativa cultivar DH55 chromosome 16, Cs, whole genome shotgun sequence sequence TCAGGTTCAGACAACAGAAACCCTTCAATGAAAAGCAGACATAAAAATGCAATCGAAAGTCACCTGTGTAACCATGTTCTGTAGTAAAGCTCCTCGAGAGATTTAAAACCTGTAAAATGGAGACTGATTATgtgataaatataattatttctcTGACGCCCATCTCATCTAAATAACTTTATGGAGGATACTTCAAAAGTGACAAAGATGCTCGTAAAGAAGCAAGCAGCTAACTGAATCTTTAAGCAGTCTCTCTGAGATCAAAGGTTTAACATTACCTTGGTCCATGAATAGATCAAAGAATTTTTCAAATTGATGAAAAAAAGCTCCAaggatttcttctcttttgagcAAGTTTGACGCAGGAGACATGTCTTTTAGTGCAGCATTTAAGCATGTGGTTGGTTGCTCGTTGTCCACATTCAATCCCACACCTGCGAGAAGGATCAGTCAATTTCTTTTAATCTACAAGTGGAGAACAAATCAAAGCAACAAGACTACGAGCTGCACGCTTCGACTCTGTTATAGTAGTCAAAGTAAACTTCAAAAAGAGTAATGCTTATTACCGACACTGACATGAAACTTCTTTGATCTATAAGTCGAGGTACACAAAATGCCTCCAACCTTAAGGCCATTCAAGTAGAGATCATTCGGCCACTTAATTTTAACATCAATGTACGGAAAACCCTGTATATTAATGAACTTCAAATTAGCTAATAATATCTGATGCAATGGATCAAGAACACAACATTTGCGAGAACATACTTTCTTGTCACAGACATGATTCACTGCTTCGGTTACAGCAAGAGATACCACATACTGTACCAAAGGCACGACACGACCATCTTCCATTTCTAGAGTAAAAGAATACATAAGACAACCCTTTGGAGATTCCCATACATTCTTAGTTCTGCCTGCATATTCATCAGTTAGTTGCCACACATAGTTTCAAGTTTTCATATCTAAATTCTACTTGCTTACTAAAATACTATCTAATAATCCAAAAAACTCTTACCTCGACCTTTAAGCTGGACATCAGTGACACAAACTGAACCAACTGGAAGCTCAGAGAAGTTACTGAAAGAAACTAAAACGCAGATTTTAATACAGGAAAGGTAAATAACCTTACAAGGGAGGAAACTAAACAGAGCCACTTACTGAGAAACAACATCGTGAGTGGACGACAAGCGGGGAGACCAAATGAGAAACCTCCCAAACTGATGAGTTAGAATGGAGTTCATAAAGAGTGAGAGATCGAAGgaatcaccatcatcatctttgaCCACATGCTTAGCCTCGGATTCTAAAAAGAGTGAAACTTTGGTATTGTCTGGGAGTTTAAGcgagttgttgttgttcttgagacGCTTTGCTATCTCAGTTTCCACAGAGGACTTGCCACATAGAACCAAGCTACAAGAAGCATGATGACTCTCCATTgctaaataaaatcaaacaaaaacccaaGAGAGTTTCTTCTAAAGCAATACtctttattaataaataaaataaaaagcatatAAATCAGTATCCATAAAATCAGGGGATCGGACCTGAGGCAGCGACGGAGAAAGATAGAGGACGCAGAAGAGTCTTAAGAGAAGTGAAACGCAAGAGGTACGCCACCGTACAAAATGCAAGACTAAAACAATCCAAATAGATGAAAATTACTTAGATAAGGTTGTTGAACCAACTCCTTCCATTAACCAAATCAATCATCTTGCCATATTAAACCAAGATAGGGAGAAGCAACGGCGATTCTGGTTTCGTGTCGGGTAAATCGAGGCCACTAGAGGATTCGTAGGTAACGGATTCAGAAGCGGAGGCTGCCCGAGAAGTCTCCGGAAAACGTGGAGGTGGCCGGAGTTGCCGTCGTCggatttgtgttctgttttgtcaTCGAAGAAAATGAATCGAGGAGATTGTTAGTTATGGGCCTTAATGATTTAGTCTCTAAGCCCAAAACAGTGGAATAAAAGGATGTTGGCCCAATTAAGGAAGAGCCTGTTCCTTCGCCAGTAACTTCGACTCCGACCAGCGACCGATAACCAGTTACAGTGACTAGTTTTGTTGGTCGTCTATTGATGTGAGTCGGTAAAACCAATCCCTGTTGTTCGTTTGACAGTTgctatttctgattttttttcttttttttttgttataatctaaattttcatgtatttttataattatttggatGTACACTATCATTTCTAAACAActaattaactatttttatgcTAAACAACCAAAGTTTTTCTAAatgatattattgtttttaattgggagaaagaaacatatatatatatatatataaaaaaatttcattacatAAGATGtttgaagaagacgaaacaATATTAGCATTTCCCACTGACTTTATTCAATTGTACAAATGGCTATAATGAGCCACaatcttttattaatataaaaccCAGACGTGCATTagtgaaacaaacaaatcatgaaCAATATacactataaaaataaaataatgatctCTTTACATCTTCATTGGAGCTTTTCCATGAGGTGATCGCACGTCTcggatcttcttctcttttgaaagTATTCCTGCTAACCTTCAACAACCaaagttttaatattagttaatattttttaatcacgtatatataattatatatgaatgaaTAAAGCTATCAAATACAAATTTATGTCACATACTTTATAAGAGCCATTCCATTAGTTGTTTGATAGGCATTTTCGTTAGAACCGGAGTCTAGGTTGACTCTAGAAACAGGTTTCTTGAGTAGTTCCTCTCCTGTCTTGGCAAGAATGTCAAGATTCTCGACCGTAGCGATATCCACAGAAGCAGCATCTCCATTTAATGTGTCATcctataatatgtttaaaacacatatatatcttgaaTGTTATATATGgtgaatataaagaaaaaaaaacgggttaGTGAGCTGATATTCATACCTGGATACGAATATAGTTGGGTTCGGAATGAAGAGCTCGGAAAACAGCAGATAGATGAAAATCAACCATGTCGGAGCTAGCTTGCGTGAAAGCATCAATGAGAGGTGTAGAGTTATCGTGTGTTAACCAACTCAATAACCCCCAGCCAGCTACTTCTTTTGCATTGAATTTCTCTTCGCATTTATGGTTTCCGGTTCCAAGCGAAAGAACAAGAAACCTTCCATAATCATTTGGTCTGATCGGGAAAAAATCGCTGCTACCTCTTGTGATCTCATTTGTTACCTCCCCAATGGCCACCAAAGCCTATACTTGACATATAACaattaattatatgataaattttatattattcaaaacCTCTATAgaaatttttcattattatacGAAATTCCATTCTAAAAAAGATAAAACGATAAGCTATGATTGTGttttcatgttataaaataatatttcagtTATTTTTACTAGATAAGTCCATATGTAATGTTATTATTCGTCGTATATAAACCTATTGTGACATAAATTCGTCGATCCCTAGAAATTTACCGGGTTGTTAGCTGCAACTCCGCCATCAATAAGATTGTATTCTTTAACGTTTCCAGTCGAATCTTCAGTTCTAAAGAAATGGGCAGGCAAGTAAGTAGgggctgctgaagttgagataGCAATGTCAGCGAGGGTTGCATTCTTGAGAGGATTGTTTTTCACCTATAAGAGTACGTAGTCAGGTATATTATACCAGAGTTTCTGTTAAGTTAATATACCATACAATTTAATTTCACAACTACAAACAAGCTTAACAAACCTCGTAACTACTAAAGATAGTAGGTTGAAGACGCTTGATATCAAAAGTTGGAATGACAACGTTGGTAAGCGTTTGATTTAACTTTGTATCACCCAACTTAGCGTGGATAAGTTGATGAAGGTATTCACCGTCATATTTAGGACCAGTCAAGGATTTCACAAGGTTTTTAGCAGCCGAAAATGGGAAATGATCTTGAGGGAAGATCTTTGGACACTGCTCAAGATAGAAGTCTTTTATCTCAGAGGCTGCAAACAAGGGTCGGCCTTCCTTGTTAGGAGTGGTGAGCATGGCTGTCACCAGACCACCGGTGCTTGTTCCTGCCATTACATCAAAGTAGTCTGCAAGCCTTGCGTCTTCCCCATCCAATTTCTATGcatccatgtatatatatataactaatataagaataatgatatatatatatacatatatatatgtatagttagGTAGCACAAATATACCTGAAGTTCGGACTCGAGAAAACCAAGGATTACTGCAGGGATAAGCCCTCTAATGCCACCACCGTCGATGCTGAGGATTGTCACTAAGTTTCCGTAGGTCGGAGGCTGAAGAGGTGATTTCGGGCTATCCATTTTCATCTTACAGAAAAAAGCAAAGCAATATAGTGAATATTTGTCACTTTTTGTTGATGGAGATCGATGTATGGTACTTGAGGAGATAAAACTTTGGTTTTGAGATGTTATGAGGGGTTAACAAACTCGACGCATTTATAGCACATAAGTGGCGGCTGTTACAAAGTTAGACTATTTCTTCATTCTTAATTACGATAGTCACTCGTCAAATTAACCTTGCATTGCTTCGTCCCATTTGTTTTGAAGTACGATCTGATTGGTTTATTTCTTGCTTTGTATACAACATGCATGGACTTTTCTTGCATGgaccttttttcttcttccgc is a genomic window containing:
- the LOC104752218 gene encoding patatin-like protein 2, whose product is MKMDSPKSPLQPPTYGNLVTILSIDGGGIRGLIPAVILGFLESELQKLDGEDARLADYFDVMAGTSTGGLVTAMLTTPNKEGRPLFAASEIKDFYLEQCPKIFPQDHFPFSAAKNLVKSLTGPKYDGEYLHQLIHAKLGDTKLNQTLTNVVIPTFDIKRLQPTIFSSYEVKNNPLKNATLADIAISTSAAPTYLPAHFFRTEDSTGNVKEYNLIDGGVAANNPALVAIGEVTNEITRGSSDFFPIRPNDYGRFLVLSLGTGNHKCEEKFNAKEVAGWGLLSWLTHDNSTPLIDAFTQASSDMVDFHLSAVFRALHSEPNYIRIQDDTLNGDAASVDIATVENLDILAKTGEELLKKPVSRVNLDSGSNENAYQTTNGMALIKLAGILSKEKKIRDVRSPHGKAPMKM
- the LOC104752216 gene encoding biotin--protein ligase 1, chloroplastic isoform X1 produces the protein MESHHASCSLVLCGKSSVETEIAKRLKNNNNSLKLPDNTKVSLFLESEAKHVVKDDDGDSFDLSLFMNSILTHQFGRFLIWSPRLSSTHDVVSHNFSELPVGSVCVTDVQLKGRGRTKNVWESPKGCLMYSFTLEMEDGRVVPLVQYVVSLAVTEAVNHVCDKKGFPYIDVKIKWPNDLYLNGLKVGGILCTSTYRSKKFHVSVGVGLNVDNEQPTTCLNAALKDMSPASNLLKREEILGAFFHQFEKFFDLFMDQGFKSLEELYYRTWLHSEQRVIVEEKVQDQVVQNVVTIQGLTSSGYLLAIGDDNQMYELHPDGNSFDFFKGLVRRKI
- the LOC104752216 gene encoding biotin--protein ligase 1, chloroplastic isoform X2 → MLFLISFSNFSELPVGSVCVTDVQLKGRGRTKNVWESPKGCLMYSFTLEMEDGRVVPLVQYVVSLAVTEAVNHVCDKKGFPYIDVKIKWPNDLYLNGLKVGGILCTSTYRSKKFHVSVGVGLNVDNEQPTTCLNAALKDMSPASNLLKREEILGAFFHQFEKFFDLFMDQGFKSLEELYYRTWLHSEQRVIVEEKVQDQVVQNVVTIQGLTSSGYLLAIGDDNQMYELHPDGNSFDFFKGLVRRKI